In the Ignavibacteriales bacterium genome, TTTATTTATTGCTAAATCTCGATCATCAGTATAAAAATTATTGTTGATCATCATTCCCATCTTAAACTTTTCCGATAGATCGTACTGTCCTAAAACCCAAAGGAATTGTTCGTCCTTAATGTTTTTGGTAGAAGATTTAGTAACAGTTGAGTTGAAGTTTTCTTTTATACCGAAAAATAATTTATCCGAACCGAGAAAATATTTAAGTAATGTGCTGTAATTAAAAGTGTTGAGTTGTTTATCGAAATTATTGATAATTTGTTTATCGCTGAAATTCAATTTAGAAAAACTCAAACTGTCTTTTCCTAATTGAGCAAAAAGAAAAGAGTTGTAAAAAAGCAGAATAGAAAATATTTGGAATAATTTTTTCAAGTAAGTATTCTATTTAGTGTGGAATATAAGTGAATGTAAAACTTCCGCTAAAACTGTTCGGATCTATTTCATTTGAAGTATAAGTAAATACACGCCAAGTATAAGTCTTTGAAGATTCAAGTTGCACATTCGAAACATCAGCTTTTAATTCTTGATCTAATAATTCCGAAGTGAAATTAAATTCTTGAACTGTTCCATAAACCTCATTGGATTGAATTACCAATTTATATTTAGCCGGCAGAGAAACTGATTTGAATCGAAATTCTGTTAACTTATTAATAATAGAATTATTCGAAGGGAATATAAGTGCTGGTGAATTCAATACTACATCGCTTATTACAAAAGTTGGAGGACTTTTTAAGAATCCTTTGTCTACAGCTTTAACTTTATAATAATATTTTGTCAGAGTTAGAATGTTTTTAGTATCGGAATAAGATGTAAGCTGAGTAAAATCTAAAAAATGAGTTGTATCAGGTTCGAATGATTCAGTTGTACTTCTATAAATATTGTATCCTTTAATATCAGTGTCCAAAGGAGGATCCCAATAAAGAAGGATTGTTGGAACCGTTGACCAATTGCGCCCATTAATTCTAACATTACTCGGAGATAATGGTGCGTAGATATTAATAGGTTTTGCATAAACAAAATCCGTCATTGGACTTTCATGACCAAATGAATTGATAACACTGATCTTATAATAATAAGTTGAATCATATTCTAAATGGTTATCAATAAAATAATTATCATTTACCTGTGTTATGAAAATGAAATTATACGGTTTATTAATACTCCGGTAAATTTTATATCCTGCAATATTGCTCTCAGAATTTTTGTGCCAATCAATACCAATTTCACCATCCTGCGCGCCAAAGATTTGCAGATCGGTTGGAATTGCCGGAGGTTTTCCGTCATCAATGGGTTCTATCAAACTCTCCCGACTGCAGCTTAAGAATAATATAAATAGTAAAGAGAGATTTATTAATTTAAATCTTAACAGCATATCCTCGTTCAGGTATGATTATATTTTTAAATCCAATCGCTTCTAGATGATTTTTGTAAATCTCTTGTTGATCAATTTCTCCATGTACGAGAAAAATATTCTTCATCATATTTTTATCAAGCTTTGATGTATAATCAATTAACTCGTTGGCATCCGCATGAGCGCTGAAAGATTGCATTACGATCACTTCAGCATTAACATTATACTCATCTCCCAATATATTGACCCTCTTTTCACCATCAATAAGTTTTCTTCCAAGCGTATTTTCTGCACAATATCCAACCATTAAAATAATATTATTAGGATTTTCAATGTTGTTAACAAGATGATGTAAGATACGCCCTGCTTCGCACATACCCGAGCTAGACATTATAATACATGGACCGGCAACATCATTGAGTCTTTTTGATTCTTCAACGCTTGTTATGTAAGTAAGCCGATTAAATCCAAACGGATCTTCATGCTTCAGAAGAAACTCGGCAGTTTCAGAATCAAAACATTCGGGATGAAGACGAAAAACGGAAGTTGCATTTACAGCGAGCGGGCTGTCTACATAAACGGGAATTCTTTCTGCTTTACCATTCTCAAAAATTTTATGCAATGAATAAACAATTTCTTGAGTTCTTCCAACGCTAAATGCCGGAATAATAATTTTAGATTTATTTGTTATTGCTTTAGAAATTACAGCTGCTAAGGCGCCTTCAGAATTTGTTGCGCTCTCATGAAGTTTTCCGCCATAAGTGCTTTCACAAATAAAATAATCAACACTTGGAATATTTTCCGGGTCTTTTAGAATTGGAAGATTCGGTCTCCCAAGATCACCGGAAAATGCAAGGTTAATAATATTTTCATCTTCTTTAATTGTAAGCGTAACAATTGTTGAACCAAGAATATGTCCGGCATCATAAAACTTAAGTGTAATGCCGGGGACAATTTCGTACTCTTGATGATAATTTAATCCAACAAATAGTTCTAATGCTTTTACGGCATCGTCTGGGACATAAAGCGGTTCAAAAAGTTTTTTCCCTAGACGCTTTCTTTTTTTGTTTACAAATTCAACATCTTTTTCCTGGATGTGTGCGCTGTCTTGAAGCATAACAACGGAGAGATCGCGCGTTGCAAATGTTGAATATATTTTTCCGTGAAAACCATTTTTAAAAAGTGTTGGTAAGTTTCCTGCATGATCAATATGGGCATGAGAGAGGATAACAAAATCAATATCTGCCGGATTGAAGAAATTAAATGATCTGTTTATTTCAAAAGCATCTTTTCTTTTGCCTTGATAAAGACCGCAATCAAGTAAAAAATTTGCTTGTTTAGTTTTGATGTGGTGCATTGAACCAGTTACAGTTTGTGCAGCACCGATAAATTGAATTTCCATTTCTTTCCCTAATTTTGGTAACAAACTATCCAAAGTTTGTTTGAGATTCAATTCACAGGATTATTACTTTTTAGAAGGGATAGTAGTTATTTCAAACGCGTATGATCTGATAATTCTTATAACCAAGATAGATTTCCCGGGCTGCAGTTTTTACAACAGTTGCAGTTGGAACTGCAAGAAGCATCCCGAAAACGCCAAGTGTTTCGCTTCCAATAAGGATTAATAAAATTATTACAAGCGGATGCATATCGGTACTTTTAGAAAAAACATTTGGCTGAATAAAACCGTTATCAATTAAATATATACATGCGAACATAAAAAGAATACTTGGTATCATTGAGAAATCACCAAATTGAATTATCGAAATAATAATTGCAGGAATGCCGCCAATTATCGGGCCGAAGTATGGAATTAGATGTCCTATGCCGGCAATAAAGCCGATCGAAATAGCGTTGTTAATCCCCAGTATGGTTAATCCTAAGCCGGTTAAAATACCAACAACTGATGCATCAAATATCCAACCGCGAACGAATCTTCCGAGTTGATAAGATATTTTTCTCACAACTGAGTAAGAAACCTCAAAGTATTTGTTAGGCATAATGTTTATAATGCCGCGCATTAACCGTTTATTATCTTTAAGTAAAAAGAATGACATGAACGGTACGATAACTAAAATTGCAATAATGGAAACAATGCTGTAAAAGATCTCGTTGATATTATTAACCCAGCTGAAAATTATATTTTGGAAAAAACTTGTAACTTTCTGAACGAAGTTTACAGAGTTTAGAAATGGGAAAGAATGTTTCAATGTTTTTTCAAATTTTCCGATTACAAGTTCTAAATTTTCTTGTGATAATGTTCCTCCAAGATTATTTAATTGATTTACAATCTTGGGCATTAAAAAGGAAACCCCGCTAAAGATTAATGCACAAACAGATATAAAAACTATCAAAACAGAAACAGTTCTATTTATTCGTCCTTTTTCTAGAAAATCGACGACCGGGTTAATGATCATTGTAAGAAGAATAGATAAAACAAGAATTGCTAAAATATTTGCATATAAATATGAGAGATAAACTATTAGACAAACAGAAAGTGTAATGAGAACTATAGCTTTAATTTTCTTTATTTGTATTTCGCTTAACTGCATAACAACAATCTTTTAATTGCTCATACAATATTCCAATTTCTTAAGAGAAATCCAATTTGATTTATTAGAGCTAAAAAACTTATTTGTTAACCGAATCCGTGTGACTGAAATTCCATATATTTGTAATGAAACTTTCAACAATATTGGAATAAGATAATGGCTGAAATTGAATTTTTAAATCAAATTAGAACAAAAGCCGCACAAAGAAAAAAGACTATAGTTCTTCCGGAATCGCATGATGAAAGAGTTTTAAGAGCCGCAGAAATTTTAACGAAAGGAAAAGTTGCTTCTATAATTACGCTCGGTAACGAAGATAGAATTAGAAAAGATGCAAAAAAAATCGGGGTTGATCTTCAGGGAATAAGAATTATTGATCCCGACAAAGCTGATAAGTTAAGCGACTTCACAAATTATTTTTTCAATTTACGAAAGCATAAAGGAGTAACAATTGAACAAGCCCGAGAAACAATGCGTCGCGATATTTTCTTTGGGGCAATGATGGTTCGCGAAGGAATGGCTGATGGAAGCGTCTCGGGTTCTTTTGCTACAACTGCTGATGTTATGCGAGCTTCAATTTTTTGTGTCGGAATGAAAGAAGGTATTTCTATTGTCTCAAGTTTTTTCTTAATGGTTTTTCCGGATGTTGTTTACAGTTTTGCTGATTGCGCAGTAAATCCAAATCCTGATTCAAATCAGCTTGCAGATATTGCAGTCTCTACAGCAGAGAACCATAAAAAATTAACCGGTGAAGAACCTTACATAGCAATGCTTTCATTTTCAACAAAAGGAAGCGCTGAGCACGAATTAGTTGATAAAATCCGCGAAGCAACAAAACTCGTTCAGCAAAAACGTCCCGACTTAAAAGTTGATGGCGAACTTCAATTTGATGCTGCAATAGTTGATGGAATTGGAAAGAAAAAAGCTCCCGGAAGTTCTGTTGCCGGACGAGCAAATGTTTTAATATTTCCGGATTTGAATTCCGGCAACATAGGTTACAAAATTGCTCAACGACTTGGGAAAGCAGAAGCTATTGGTCCAATAAATCAAGGATTGAAAAAACCGTTCTTCGATCTAAGCCGCGGCTGCAGTGTAGATGATATTGTTAACACTGCCGCGATTGCATGCTTAGCTGCTGATTAGAATTTATTGCGGCACAGATTCGTAATCTGTGCCACAGATATTTGACAATTCTTATTGCACATTAATCCGCCATACCTTACTTTAAATTCATAAAGAAAAGTATTTATCATTATTGCATGGCGAAATGTATGGCGGGTAAAACATTTTCCAATAGTTTCAATCCTATCTTAACCGATATATTTGATACTAACATCAAAGTCTTAGATCAACTAGAAATTAATCACCGCACAAATCAATACAACCGGAAAACCGAAGAGGCAATTAATTTCATTCAGTATAAGTAATAGTTATACAATTAATTAAAGGTTATAAAATGAGCAAGTTTCTTCGAGATCAATACATAAGAAATGTGAATGTTAATGAATCATTTGTTGAAAATATTAATGACACAATAAAGGATATAGTCAATATTCACAATATATCATTACCAAAAGATGAAGAAAGTATAAAAATAGGTCTAGTGCAGAGTTATATAATTCGTTTTGACAACAAAGGATTTCTATTGTATGATTATGAAACTTTAGTAAAATATTTTAAGGAAGCTATTAAAATTGAGCGACTTGTTTTTATTATAGATTCATTTGAAAGTCGTTCTTCTAACCGTCAATTTGGAAAATGTATTGATCTAAGGTTGGATTATAATGATCAAAGTAATAGTTCTCTTACTGTTCAAGCTGACCATAAAGAATGGGTAGATGCTGCGTTTAGTAATTTGTTTGAAACGATTAATAAATACAGTAATAAAAATTATCTAATCCGAAATAAATGGATCAACTTTATTGTTCAAATTGTGGGAGTATTCATTGGATTTGTCTTGAGTTTATGGGCAGCACTTAAAATCTCTCCATCGCTTAGTATTGAATATTCTTTCATTGTGACTTTTATTCTAGCATTTATATTGTTCTCAAACATTTGGACTTATGCAAATCCTCTTATTCTTCGTCTACTTAATCATTATTATCCTAATATAAAATTTAGAGATACAAAAGGTCTTCATTGGCTAATAAAAGCTGTTATAAGTTCTACTTTTGTTGCTCTTTTACTTTACTTAATCAATTTACTATATGGTTATTTGGGTGAATTATTCAAAACAATATTAAAATAATTTTATAACACGCGCCTCAACAACGACCGCTTCTTCGATGCGGTCTAATTGAGTCGCCTCGGGTTTTGCTTTTCAGAATTAGTCTGTTGTGTAAAGTTAATTAGCAATACAAAACTGATTTATTAAAAAATAGTTGCGCTCACAAAACCGTTATTGTTGTTCTGGGTGGCGTTTTAGTTGCAACGCCGTTATTAGAACACAAAAGTAATGGAGATAATAAACAAGTATGAACAAAATAAATAGCACTAAAAAAGAGTTGTCAGCAAAACAACATAAAGAACTACTCCGAGTATTGAAAACTCGTTTTGAGAAAAACATGAATCGTCATAAAGGTCTTGAATGGGTTAAAGTACAAGCAAGACTGGAAGCTAATTCCGAAAAACTTCAAACCCTTTTTGAAATGGAAAGAACTGGTGGTGAGCCGGATGTTGTTGGTCATGATAAAAAAACAGACGAATACATTTTTTATGATTGTTCAGCGGAAAGTCCTAATGGCCGTAGAAGTCTTTGTTACGACCGTGAAGCGCTTGAGTCAAGGAAAGAACATAAACCGAAAAATAACGCTATTGATTTGGCTACTGCCATTGGCATTGAGCTTTTAACAGAAGAACAATATCGAGAGCTACAGAAACTTGGAAACTTCGATTTGAAAACATCGAGCTGGGTGAAAACACCTACGGATATTAGAAAACTTGGTGGGGCCATCTTTTGTGATCGCCGCTACGACACTGTCTTTGTATATCACAACGGAGCAGAATCCTACTATGCCGTCAGGGGTTTCCGTGGCTCTCTAAAGATCTAAATTTTATGCAAACAGCTGCTGATTAATTTTTTACGTAGTGGCAACTCTCAAGTTGTCACTACTTTTTACCCATCATTTGAACTAAAACTCCTCAAAATTAGTTTTACAATTAAACAAAGAAAGGAAAGCAATGAAAGCATTTAGATATATATCATATCTATTATTCTTACTGGGAATATCATTTAATTCATATGCAAAAAATAAGGAAGGTGAATCTTTGACAAATAATATTAAAGATATAGTAGTGAAAGATATGAATGGCAAGGAAGTGAAACTTTCTGATTATAAAGGGAAAGTTTTATTAATTGTTAATGTTGCCAGCAAATGCGGTTATACCCCTCAGTACACAGGTTTGGAAGCAATCTATAATAAATACAAAGACAAAGGTTTTGAAATTCTTGCATTTCCATGTAATGATTTCGGAGGACAAGAACCCGGAACGAACGAAGAGATAAAAGAATTTTGCTCAACTAAATACGATATTACTTTCAAGTTGTTTGATAAAATAAAAGTTCTTGGTGATGAAAGATCTCCGCTTTATGCACGGCTTATTAATAATAATGTTACGGAGAAAGGAGATGTTAAATGGAACTTCGAGAAATTTTTGATTGGGAAAGACGGTAATGTTGTTAATCGTTTTAGAAGTAAAGTAAAACCTGAAAGCGATGAATTAACAACTGCAATTGAAAAAGAATTAGCAAAATAATTTTAGTAGTGGTCGCAAAATTGCGACCACTACAGGTTGAAAACTATTCTTCAGCTACTTTAATCTTTGCATTTTCATTTTTTTTCAATGGCGGACGCTCATACATAATAGCCATTTCTTTATAATTACTTGCCAATGATTCGTGAACTTGATCCCAAGTAAAACGCCACGTCCAATTTCCACCAACGGTACTTGGCAGATTCATTCGAGCTGAATTATCTAAATTCAACATATCCTGCATTGGTATAACACATATATTTGCAACTGAATTGTAAGCAGCTCGGATTAATTCATAGGTCATGTTATCGCCATAATAATTAAAATATTTTTGCGCCCACTCATAAATGCCGGAATGTTTCTTTCTTTCGGATTCTAAAAATCCGCGAGTTGTTTCATTATCGTGAGAACCGGTATGAACGACACAATTCTTAATATGATTATGCGGTTGAAATTTCCTATCGCCATGTTCTCCTAAACCGAATTGCAAAATTTTTATTCCTGGAAAATTAAATTGATCACGCAAAGCTTCAACAGAATCAGTTATAACTCCCAAATCTTCGGCTATAATTGGTAAATCACCCAATGCTTTCTTTATGGAATTAAATAATTTTTCACCCGGCGCCTTTACCCAGCGTCCTTTAATTGCAGTTTTTGCATTCCCTGGAATTTCCCAATATGCATCAAAGCCGCGGAAGTGGTCTATTCTAATTATATCAACCATCTCCAGCAATTTTGAAATTCGTTTACGCCACCATGCAAAATTATCTTTCTCCATTACTTTCCATTTGTAAAGAGGATTACCCCACAGTTGTCCTGTAGTGCTAAAATAATCTGGCGGTACTCCGGCAACAAATTCTAATGAACCGTCTTTGTGAACGGTAAATAGTTCTTTGTTCGCCCAAAGATCTGCGCTGTCGTACGCAATGAAAATTGGAAGATCCCCGATAATTTTTATTCCATATTTATTTGCATATTCTCGAATGTCTGTCCACTGTTTATTAAAAATGAATTGTAGAAATTTTTGGAATTCAATTTCTTCTTTGAGTTTATTTTTCCACTCCGGAATATTTTTTCTGAACGCAATTGATTTGTCCCATTGTGTCCAAAGTACTCTATTGTGAAATTGTTTGACTGCCATGAAAAGTGAATAATCATCCAGCCAATAGTTGTTGGCTTTGCAAAACGTTCCGCATTCTTCTTCAAATTTTTTCTGTTTCTTCTTAAAATTTTGAAAAGCTGATCGAAGTATTTTGTATTTGAATTCGATAACAGAACCAAAATCAATCTTATGCGGATCGAAATTAGGAACGTGTGAAAGTTCTTCGTTACTAAGCAGATGATCTTTTTGTAATAACTCAAAGCTGATTAATAATGGGTTACCTGCAAAAGCCGAAAAACATTGATAAGGTGAATCTCCGTATCCTGTTGGACCTAAAGGAAATGTTTGCCATAATGTTTGTCCTGCACTTTTTAAGAAATCAACAAAGTCATAAGCACTAGGTCCAAGATCGCCAATTCCAAATTTACCAGGGAGTGAAGTTGGATGTAATAAAATTCCTGCAGAACGTTCGATGTTCATGAGTTCCTCAATAGTTTGTGATATAAATTGCTTATAAAAAAATAAAATAAAAAAACAATATTTACTTCAAACAATTATTTAGTATTTTGCACTCAGTTGCAAAGTTAATCAATTGCATAATTTTTAAAAAATTGTTCAACTGATTGCTTCAAGATTTTTTTTTCGTTATGTTGAACTCACCTTCAACGAGGTAAGAAAATCGTTCCTCAAAATAATTAAATAATAAAATTACTTTCGCTTTTATAAGAGAAAATTTTTTCAATATGCTTTTCTAAGATTGGAGTATTGAATGAAGATTAATCGTCTTTTCACTAATGTAGGAAAAGATCCTCTTGAATCAATTGAGTTTGTTAAGAGAACATCTGAAATAAAAAATCCGGACGGCTCAATTGTTTTTAGAATGGAAGATGTGTTTGTCCCCAAGGAGTGGTCGCAAGTTGCGACTGAT is a window encoding:
- a CDS encoding MBL fold metallo-hydrolase, with the protein product MEIQFIGAAQTVTGSMHHIKTKQANFLLDCGLYQGKRKDAFEINRSFNFFNPADIDFVILSHAHIDHAGNLPTLFKNGFHGKIYSTFATRDLSVVMLQDSAHIQEKDVEFVNKKRKRLGKKLFEPLYVPDDAVKALELFVGLNYHQEYEIVPGITLKFYDAGHILGSTIVTLTIKEDENIINLAFSGDLGRPNLPILKDPENIPSVDYFICESTYGGKLHESATNSEGALAAVISKAITNKSKIIIPAFSVGRTQEIVYSLHKIFENGKAERIPVYVDSPLAVNATSVFRLHPECFDSETAEFLLKHEDPFGFNRLTYITSVEESKRLNDVAGPCIIMSSSGMCEAGRILHHLVNNIENPNNIILMVGYCAENTLGRKLIDGEKRVNILGDEYNVNAEVIVMQSFSAHADANELIDYTSKLDKNMMKNIFLVHGEIDQQEIYKNHLEAIGFKNIIIPERGYAVKI
- a CDS encoding AI-2E family transporter; translation: MQLSEIQIKKIKAIVLITLSVCLIVYLSYLYANILAILVLSILLTMIINPVVDFLEKGRINRTVSVLIVFISVCALIFSGVSFLMPKIVNQLNNLGGTLSQENLELVIGKFEKTLKHSFPFLNSVNFVQKVTSFFQNIIFSWVNNINEIFYSIVSIIAILVIVPFMSFFLLKDNKRLMRGIINIMPNKYFEVSYSVVRKISYQLGRFVRGWIFDASVVGILTGLGLTILGINNAISIGFIAGIGHLIPYFGPIIGGIPAIIISIIQFGDFSMIPSILFMFACIYLIDNGFIQPNVFSKSTDMHPLVIILLILIGSETLGVFGMLLAVPTATVVKTAAREIYLGYKNYQIIRV
- the pta gene encoding phosphate acetyltransferase, producing MAEIEFLNQIRTKAAQRKKTIVLPESHDERVLRAAEILTKGKVASIITLGNEDRIRKDAKKIGVDLQGIRIIDPDKADKLSDFTNYFFNLRKHKGVTIEQARETMRRDIFFGAMMVREGMADGSVSGSFATTADVMRASIFCVGMKEGISIVSSFFLMVFPDVVYSFADCAVNPNPDSNQLADIAVSTAENHKKLTGEEPYIAMLSFSTKGSAEHELVDKIREATKLVQQKRPDLKVDGELQFDAAIVDGIGKKKAPGSSVAGRANVLIFPDLNSGNIGYKIAQRLGKAEAIGPINQGLKKPFFDLSRGCSVDDIVNTAAIACLAAD
- a CDS encoding DUF4256 domain-containing protein, with product MNKINSTKKELSAKQHKELLRVLKTRFEKNMNRHKGLEWVKVQARLEANSEKLQTLFEMERTGGEPDVVGHDKKTDEYIFYDCSAESPNGRRSLCYDREALESRKEHKPKNNAIDLATAIGIELLTEEQYRELQKLGNFDLKTSSWVKTPTDIRKLGGAIFCDRRYDTVFVYHNGAESYYAVRGFRGSLKI
- a CDS encoding glutathione peroxidase, encoding MKAFRYISYLLFLLGISFNSYAKNKEGESLTNNIKDIVVKDMNGKEVKLSDYKGKVLLIVNVASKCGYTPQYTGLEAIYNKYKDKGFEILAFPCNDFGGQEPGTNEEIKEFCSTKYDITFKLFDKIKVLGDERSPLYARLINNNVTEKGDVKWNFEKFLIGKDGNVVNRFRSKVKPESDELTTAIEKELAK
- the malQ gene encoding 4-alpha-glucanotransferase, with the protein product MNIERSAGILLHPTSLPGKFGIGDLGPSAYDFVDFLKSAGQTLWQTFPLGPTGYGDSPYQCFSAFAGNPLLISFELLQKDHLLSNEELSHVPNFDPHKIDFGSVIEFKYKILRSAFQNFKKKQKKFEEECGTFCKANNYWLDDYSLFMAVKQFHNRVLWTQWDKSIAFRKNIPEWKNKLKEEIEFQKFLQFIFNKQWTDIREYANKYGIKIIGDLPIFIAYDSADLWANKELFTVHKDGSLEFVAGVPPDYFSTTGQLWGNPLYKWKVMEKDNFAWWRKRISKLLEMVDIIRIDHFRGFDAYWEIPGNAKTAIKGRWVKAPGEKLFNSIKKALGDLPIIAEDLGVITDSVEALRDQFNFPGIKILQFGLGEHGDRKFQPHNHIKNCVVHTGSHDNETTRGFLESERKKHSGIYEWAQKYFNYYGDNMTYELIRAAYNSVANICVIPMQDMLNLDNSARMNLPSTVGGNWTWRFTWDQVHESLASNYKEMAIMYERPPLKKNENAKIKVAEE